A region of Marnyiella aurantia DNA encodes the following proteins:
- a CDS encoding energy transducer TonB codes for MKKILFLLVICFGWASGQSTEQQVHQKIIYTEPAHFPGGDEAFLAEFHKMVRGYIDMKQYAANGIFNFMFDIDVNGKISNVQIFPQVKNSGMFIDDMTFAVKRIKPKWTPAMHDGKPVKSKRLLKVNFTSDHFDHD; via the coding sequence ATGAAAAAGATTCTGTTCTTACTTGTCATCTGTTTCGGCTGGGCTTCCGGCCAAAGTACAGAGCAACAGGTACATCAAAAGATTATTTATACCGAGCCGGCACATTTTCCGGGAGGTGATGAAGCATTTCTTGCAGAATTTCATAAAATGGTCAGGGGATACATTGATATGAAACAGTATGCAGCAAATGGCATCTTCAATTTTATGTTTGATATTGATGTAAACGGTAAAATTAGTAACGTGCAGATTTTCCCTCAAGTAAAGAACAGCGGGATGTTTATTGATGATATGACCTTCGCAGTAAAACGCATTAAGCCAAAATGGACTCCGGCGATGCATGACGGGAAACCTGTGAAGTCCAAACGGCTTTTGAAAGTTAATTTTACATCGGATCATTTCGATCATGACTAA
- a CDS encoding energy transducer TonB: MFYSAAAQEQPFIHPQYPAGQDFYEGGSKLLYKEIHNTLRKLAIEPCLNEEVRYTGSVLVRENSKISFVKDFDSVNITANKCAYDIFRKVLPHLKKWKPAFIDGKTVNAVSQFTLVPNHLFNYYQEGYFYTEEVKNAEFPGGLTAFRQEILKNFRADVVPTGMIKRVVVHFVVGRDGRIEDVTAEGDSPHVNAEALRTVYRIKTLWKPATKYGVQVRARYKLPLAFGS; the protein is encoded by the coding sequence ATGTTCTATAGTGCTGCAGCTCAGGAACAGCCGTTTATCCATCCCCAGTATCCTGCCGGACAGGATTTTTATGAAGGTGGAAGTAAACTGTTATATAAGGAAATTCACAATACACTAAGGAAGTTGGCAATTGAACCATGTTTAAATGAGGAAGTACGCTATACGGGCTCAGTTTTAGTACGGGAAAACTCCAAAATTAGTTTTGTAAAAGATTTCGATTCGGTCAACATCACCGCAAACAAATGCGCTTACGACATATTTCGTAAAGTTTTGCCCCACCTTAAAAAGTGGAAGCCTGCTTTTATTGATGGTAAGACGGTTAACGCGGTTTCTCAGTTTACCTTGGTACCTAATCATCTGTTTAACTATTATCAGGAAGGATATTTTTATACCGAGGAGGTAAAGAATGCAGAGTTTCCGGGCGGGCTAACTGCCTTTCGACAGGAAATTCTTAAAAATTTCCGTGCTGATGTGGTTCCGACGGGAATGATTAAGAGAGTTGTTGTACATTTTGTTGTTGGTAGAGACGGAAGGATTGAAGATGTTACGGCCGAAGGAGATAGTCCACATGTTAACGCAGAAGCATTACGCACCGTATACCGAATTAAAACCCTATGGAAGCCCGCTACGAAATATGGCGTGCAGGTAAGGGCACGGTATAAACTACCGTTGGCTTTTGGTTCGTAA
- the miaB gene encoding tRNA (N6-isopentenyl adenosine(37)-C2)-methylthiotransferase MiaB: protein MQDKYIDETKQGEAFAIAEKPTNSKKLFLESYGCQMNFSDSEIVASILNEQGYNTTLNQDEADLILLNTCSIREKAEQTVRMRLSQFKNLKKAKPNLTVGVLGCMAERLKTKFLEEEQLVDLVVGPDAYRDLPNLLKETDGGRDAINVILSKEETYADINPVRLGGNGVTAFVTITRGCDNMCTFCVVPFTRGRERSRDPHSIISECQDLWNSGYKEITLLGQNVDSYLWYGGGPKKDFKNATEMQKLTAVNFAQLLDMVAVAVPEMRIRFSTSNPHDMTMDVFTVMAKHKNICKYVHLPVQSGSNRILERMNRQHTREEYLDLIRKAREIVPEISFSQDMIIGFCGETEADHEKTLSLMKEVEYDYGYMFAYSERPGTPAHKKMEDDVPAEVKQRRLSEVIALQGALSRKRMESYVGREHEVLIEGTSRKNENQWKGRNSQNAVCVFDKKPGQKLGDIVTVLVYGNTQGTLLAASE, encoded by the coding sequence GTGCAGGATAAATATATAGACGAAACAAAGCAGGGCGAAGCCTTTGCTATAGCCGAAAAACCTACCAATTCCAAGAAACTTTTTTTGGAAAGTTATGGTTGCCAGATGAATTTCTCAGATTCAGAAATTGTGGCTTCCATACTCAATGAGCAGGGATATAATACAACCCTCAATCAGGATGAGGCAGATCTTATTCTGCTGAATACCTGTTCCATACGCGAGAAAGCAGAGCAAACCGTACGGATGCGCCTCTCGCAGTTCAAAAACCTTAAAAAAGCCAAACCTAATCTAACTGTTGGTGTTTTGGGCTGCATGGCAGAACGTCTGAAGACCAAATTTCTGGAAGAGGAACAGCTTGTAGATCTTGTGGTGGGTCCGGATGCTTACCGTGATCTTCCTAATTTACTGAAGGAAACCGACGGCGGCCGCGATGCCATCAACGTAATTCTTTCCAAAGAGGAAACCTATGCAGATATAAACCCCGTCCGTTTAGGTGGAAACGGTGTCACAGCATTTGTAACCATTACGCGTGGCTGCGACAATATGTGTACTTTCTGCGTTGTTCCTTTTACCCGTGGCCGCGAGCGCAGCCGGGACCCGCATTCCATTATTTCGGAATGTCAGGATCTGTGGAACAGCGGCTACAAGGAAATTACACTTCTGGGTCAGAATGTAGATTCGTACCTGTGGTATGGTGGCGGACCTAAGAAGGATTTCAAGAACGCGACAGAGATGCAGAAGCTTACAGCAGTTAACTTTGCACAGTTGCTGGATATGGTGGCTGTCGCGGTGCCGGAAATGCGTATACGTTTTTCTACTTCCAATCCGCATGACATGACAATGGATGTTTTCACGGTTATGGCGAAGCATAAAAATATCTGTAAATATGTGCACTTACCGGTGCAGAGTGGCAGCAACAGAATTCTGGAGCGCATGAACCGCCAGCATACCCGCGAGGAATATCTTGATTTGATAAGAAAGGCCAGAGAGATTGTTCCGGAAATTTCTTTCTCACAGGATATGATCATCGGATTCTGCGGCGAAACGGAAGCCGATCATGAGAAGACACTCTCCCTGATGAAGGAAGTGGAGTATGATTACGGATATATGTTTGCCTATTCGGAAAGGCCGGGAACTCCGGCACATAAAAAGATGGAGGATGATGTTCCTGCTGAAGTGAAACAGCGGAGACTTTCAGAAGTCATCGCACTGCAGGGAGCTCTTTCGCGGAAACGGATGGAATCATACGTTGGCCGTGAGCATGAAGTCCTTATTGAAGGAACTTCCAGAAAGAATGAGAATCAGTGGAAAGGGCGAAACTCTCAGAATGCCGTTTGTGTGTTTGACAAGAAACCGGGACAGAAGCTTGGAGACATTGTGACCGTATTGGTTTACGGAAATACTCAGGGTACGCTTTTAGCGGCGTCGGAATAA
- a CDS encoding sigma-54 interaction domain-containing protein — protein sequence MTDLQSIKTRFGIIGSFPALHRALEKAIQVAPTDISVLVMGESGVGKEFIPKIIHGESRRKHQPYIVVNCGAIPEGTIDSELFGHEKGAFTGATATRKGYFEVADGGTIFLDEVGELPLQTQVRLLRVLESGEFMKVGSSQIQKTNVRIVAATNVNMLKAIEDGRFREDLYYRLNTVQIDMPPLRERKGDVHLLFRKFAIDFAEKYRMPELVLTDDAVNYLENYAFPGNVRQLRNLVEQMTVVEHNRTVNSTKLAEYIPMNANLPAVVQKMGPGHVSSSEFHSEREIMYKILFDMRNDLNDLKSLTSELIKNRGSEDLSNQEKNLINRVFTSDSNTQNQNSLLYFENGNQNPPGRAPIYTEPNEEYDDVEDIEIEESHSLSLQNNERELIVKALEKHKGRRNKAADELGISQRTLYRKIKQYNLED from the coding sequence ATGACAGACCTACAATCCATAAAAACCCGTTTTGGGATCATTGGCAGTTTTCCTGCACTGCACCGTGCACTGGAAAAGGCAATACAGGTAGCACCCACCGATATTTCCGTTCTGGTAATGGGCGAATCCGGTGTGGGCAAGGAGTTTATACCAAAGATTATCCACGGAGAGTCGAGGCGTAAGCATCAGCCCTATATCGTTGTAAACTGTGGCGCCATACCTGAAGGTACAATTGATTCTGAGCTTTTCGGGCACGAAAAAGGTGCCTTTACGGGGGCAACAGCCACACGGAAAGGCTATTTTGAGGTCGCTGACGGCGGAACCATTTTCCTTGATGAGGTAGGCGAACTGCCGCTGCAAACCCAGGTACGCCTGCTTCGTGTACTTGAGAGCGGTGAATTTATGAAAGTGGGTTCATCCCAAATTCAGAAAACCAATGTCAGAATTGTAGCAGCTACCAATGTGAATATGCTGAAGGCTATTGAAGACGGCCGTTTCCGCGAGGATCTCTATTACCGTCTCAATACCGTTCAGATAGATATGCCGCCTCTGCGCGAAAGAAAAGGTGATGTACATTTGCTTTTCAGAAAATTTGCTATTGATTTTGCCGAAAAATACAGAATGCCGGAACTCGTACTGACCGACGATGCGGTGAACTACCTGGAAAACTATGCTTTTCCCGGAAATGTACGTCAGCTCCGTAATCTGGTAGAACAAATGACTGTGGTGGAACATAACAGAACCGTTAACTCCACAAAACTGGCCGAGTATATCCCGATGAATGCAAACCTGCCGGCTGTAGTTCAAAAGATGGGCCCAGGTCATGTGTCCAGTTCAGAGTTTCATTCTGAAAGGGAAATTATGTATAAGATTCTATTCGATATGCGTAATGACCTGAACGATTTGAAGTCACTGACATCAGAACTGATCAAGAACCGTGGCAGTGAGGATCTTAGTAATCAGGAGAAAAATTTGATTAACAGGGTGTTTACATCTGACAGCAATACGCAGAATCAGAATTCACTGCTCTATTTTGAAAATGGAAATCAGAACCCGCCCGGCCGTGCACCCATTTACACTGAGCCTAATGAAGAATATGATGATGTGGAAGATATAGAGATTGAAGAAAGTCACTCACTTTCTCTTCAGAATAATGAACGGGAGCTTATAGTAAAGGCTTTGGAAAAACATAAAGGGCGCAGGAACAAAGCGGCGGACGAACTGGGGATTTCCCAGCGTACACTTTACCGAAAAATTAAACAGTACAACCTGGAGGATTAA
- a CDS encoding 3'-5' exonuclease: MYSVIDIESNGAGFRNESIIEIAVYKYDGHEIVDQFMSLVNPDSDITPFVQKLTGITPKMVRTAPRFHEIAKRVVEMTDGTTLVGHNIDFDYRMLRQEFKRLGYEYRISTLDTIPLAKKLIPEAESYSLGKLVKSLGIPLVDHHRAAGDARATLDLFKLLIIKDKDSEIIQQQHDQLNADTYLNKIRDLTQDLPAESGIIYFQNEDGKIIYSDFSDDLRKFAKSVFTSKLKKWKQLQDDVKQIHYELTGNDVLAKLMMRTKGLYKKENLPFGLFFRKGKYFVEKITAREQSLPILRFKSFTQGLKAASFIKSREEFQDAEELTKILSLQNRSEMWISDGRTRGEKAFMILKEGKLVSYGFYELHTQIQTWDKVSRIKIDLPKPTSELQNDLQLLLLKGDCEVHSLPE, from the coding sequence ATGTATTCAGTAATAGACATTGAAAGTAACGGCGCCGGATTCCGGAACGAAAGCATTATAGAGATTGCGGTCTACAAGTATGACGGGCACGAAATCGTGGATCAGTTTATGTCGCTTGTAAATCCCGACAGCGACATAACTCCTTTTGTACAGAAACTTACCGGAATTACACCGAAAATGGTACGGACAGCTCCCCGATTTCATGAAATTGCCAAAAGGGTGGTGGAGATGACCGACGGTACAACGCTTGTGGGACATAATATCGACTTTGACTACCGTATGCTGAGACAGGAGTTTAAACGCCTGGGTTATGAGTATCGTATTAGCACCTTGGACACCATACCTTTAGCTAAAAAATTAATTCCTGAAGCAGAAAGCTATTCCCTGGGAAAACTGGTGAAATCACTTGGTATTCCGTTGGTGGATCATCACCGCGCCGCCGGCGATGCCAGAGCTACCTTAGACCTTTTTAAACTCTTGATTATTAAGGATAAAGATTCCGAAATAATTCAGCAGCAGCATGACCAGCTTAATGCGGATACCTACCTCAACAAAATCCGTGACCTTACGCAGGACCTCCCTGCCGAAAGTGGAATTATTTATTTCCAGAACGAAGACGGAAAGATTATTTATTCTGATTTTTCTGATGATCTGCGAAAGTTTGCTAAAAGTGTTTTTACATCCAAACTGAAAAAGTGGAAACAGCTTCAGGACGATGTTAAGCAAATTCATTATGAACTTACAGGCAATGATGTGCTGGCGAAACTTATGATGCGCACCAAAGGGCTTTATAAAAAAGAAAATTTGCCATTCGGACTTTTCTTCAGGAAAGGAAAGTATTTTGTGGAGAAGATTACTGCGCGGGAACAAAGTCTGCCCATTTTAAGGTTTAAATCTTTTACTCAGGGTCTGAAAGCGGCAAGTTTTATTAAATCCCGCGAGGAATTTCAGGATGCTGAAGAGCTAACAAAAATTTTATCTCTTCAAAACCGTAGCGAAATGTGGATTTCTGATGGCAGAACCCGGGGCGAAAAAGCATTTATGATTCTGAAGGAAGGAAAATTGGTTTCATACGGCTTTTACGAACTGCACACCCAGATTCAGACCTGGGATAAGGTCTCCAGAATAAAAATTGACCTCCCCAAACCCACGTCGGAACTTCAGAATGACCTGCAGCTGCTTTTGCTGAAAGGTGACTGCGAGGTGCACTCACTGCCCGAATGA
- the lysA gene encoding diaminopimelate decarboxylase, with protein MTNKDLLKIAHQHGTPVYVYDAESIRLQYEKLTSSFHSHTRFFYAAKALTNINILKYIESLGAGLDCVSINEVRLGLRAGFTNDRILFTPNCVDLKEIEDAMELKVHINIDNISILEQFGNRYGSSYPIFIRINPHIYAGGNHKISTGHIDSKFGISIHQLRHIERVMKSTNLLVEGLHMHTGSEIKDPDVFLQGLEIMFELAEHFPDLKYLDMGSGFKIPYQEGDLETDVKTLGKKVEKALSAYQKETGKKFQLWFEPGKFLVGNSGHFLVKANVIKQTTATVFCGINSGFNHLIRPMFYDSYHLIENLSNPRGAQRIYTVVGNICETDTFAWDRKLNEVRESDVLVFRNAGAYGFEMSSNFNSRLKPAEVLFLDGKAHLIRKRDEFEDLLRNQIEIL; from the coding sequence ATGACCAATAAAGACTTGCTGAAAATTGCACACCAACACGGAACACCGGTGTATGTATATGATGCAGAAAGTATCAGACTGCAATATGAGAAACTGACTTCTTCATTTCACAGCCACACCCGGTTTTTTTATGCTGCCAAAGCACTGACCAACATCAATATCCTGAAATATATTGAGAGTTTGGGGGCGGGTTTGGACTGCGTTTCCATAAATGAAGTAAGACTTGGCTTGCGGGCCGGCTTCACCAATGACCGGATTCTTTTCACACCCAACTGTGTAGATCTGAAAGAGATAGAAGATGCGATGGAACTGAAGGTGCACATCAATATTGATAATATCTCAATCCTGGAGCAGTTTGGGAACAGATATGGATCTTCATATCCCATATTTATAAGGATAAACCCACACATATACGCAGGCGGAAACCATAAGATCTCAACCGGACATATTGATTCCAAGTTTGGTATTTCCATCCATCAGCTCAGGCATATTGAGCGGGTAATGAAATCCACGAATCTTTTGGTTGAGGGGCTTCACATGCATACCGGAAGTGAGATCAAGGACCCGGATGTATTCCTGCAGGGACTGGAAATCATGTTTGAACTTGCAGAGCATTTCCCGGACCTTAAATATCTGGATATGGGCAGCGGTTTCAAAATCCCTTATCAGGAAGGTGATCTGGAAACAGATGTGAAGACTTTAGGGAAAAAGGTGGAGAAAGCGCTCTCTGCGTATCAGAAAGAGACGGGTAAGAAATTCCAGCTTTGGTTTGAACCCGGGAAATTCCTGGTGGGTAACAGCGGACATTTTCTGGTGAAGGCCAATGTGATTAAACAGACCACGGCTACTGTATTTTGCGGCATCAATTCAGGTTTTAATCATCTTATCAGGCCTATGTTTTACGATTCTTACCATTTGATTGAAAACCTTTCAAATCCCCGAGGTGCCCAGCGCATTTATACTGTAGTCGGCAATATCTGTGAAACGGATACCTTCGCCTGGGATCGCAAGCTTAACGAAGTGAGGGAGAGTGATGTGCTTGTGTTCAGAAATGCCGGAGCTTACGGTTTTGAGATGAGTTCAAACTTTAATTCGCGGCTTAAACCTGCCGAAGTCCTCTTCCTGGACGGCAAAGCGCACCTGATCCGAAAGCGCGATGAATTTGAAGATTTGCTAAGGAACCAAATTGAAATATTGTAA